Proteins encoded together in one Oenanthe melanoleuca isolate GR-GAL-2019-014 chromosome 7, OMel1.0, whole genome shotgun sequence window:
- the SF3B1 gene encoding splicing factor 3B subunit 1 isoform X3 — MAKIAKTHEDIEAQIREIQGKKPALDEAQGVGLDSTGYYDQEIYGGSDSRFAGYVTSIAATELEDDDDDYPSTSLLGQKKPGYHAPVALLNDIPQSTEQYDPFAEHRPQKIADREDEYKKHRRMMIISPERLDPFADGFYSAA, encoded by the exons ATGGCGAAGATCGCCAAGACCCACGAAG ATATCGAAGCACAAATTCGagaaattcaaggaaaaaagcCTGCTCTTGATGAAGCACAAGGAGTAGGCCTTGATTCCACAGGATATTATGATCAAGAAATTTATGGTGGAAGTGACAGCAGATTTGCTGGATATGTGACTTCCATTGCAGCAACTGAATTGGAAGAT GATGATGATGACTACCCTTCCACAAGTTTGCTTGGCCAGAAGAAGCCAGGATACCATGCTCCAGTGGCATTGCTTAATGACATACCACAATCTACTGAACAG TATGATCCTTTTGCAGAACACCGTCCTCAAAAGATTGCGGATCGAGAAGATGAGTACAAAAAGCACAGGCGGATGATGATAATTTCACCTGAGCGTCTTGATCCTTTTGCAGATG GCTTCTATTCTGCTGCTTGA